The nucleotide window TCCGCCTCCGCGCCCGCATCCGACGGGAGCGCCGGTGCCGCCGCCTTCGAGCAGCAGGTGCTCTTCAAGGCCTCCCAGGACCCCGGGTACGCCTGCTTCCGGATCCCGGCCGTCGTCCGGACGACGAAGGGCACGCTGCTGGCGTTCGCCGAGGGCCGGGTGAACGACTGCAGCGACGCCGGCGACATAGACCTCGTGCTCAAGCGCTCCGCCGACGGCGGCCGCACCTGGGGCCCGCTCCAGGTGATCAACGAGGGCGCCGGCGACACCCACGGCAACCCCGCCCCGGTCGTGGACCGCGGGACGGGCCGGATCGTGCTGGCCGAGACGTACAACACGGGCCGTACCGACGGCGGCAACTGCGCCGTCCCGTGCGACCGCACCCCGCACCTGCAGCACAGCGACGACGACGGCCGCACCTGGTCCGCGCCGCGCGACCTCAGCGACGAGATCCTGCCCGCGCACTGGAACTCCTGGTACGCGACCGGCCCGGTGCACGGCATCCAGCTGACCCGCGGCCGGCACGCGGGCCGGCTGGTCCTCGGCGTCAACACCGAGACCTGGGACGGCAGCCGCGTCGGTGCCAACCACGCGGCGCTCGTCGTCAGCGACGACGGCGGCGACCACTGGCGGATCGGGGCGACCGACTCGTACCCGACAGCGGCCGACGGCACGTTCCGGCAGAAGCCGTCCGAGGTGACCGTGACCGAGCGGGCCGACGGCACGGTCCTCGTCAGCGGGCGCGAGCAGGACGGCACCGACCTCGGCCACCGCAGCCAGGCGTTCAGCACCGACGGCGGCGAGAGCTTCGCCGCGCCGTTCCGCGCCCTGCCCGACCTCTACACGCCCCAGGTCCAGGGCTCCACGCTGCGCCTGGGCGACCGGCTGCTGCTCGCCTGCCCGGGTGACCCCGACCGCCGCCGCACGATGATGATCCGCTCCTCGTACGACGGCGGGCGCACCTGGGACAGCGTCGACCGCGGCACGGTGGTCACCACCGACTGGTCCGGCTACTCGGACCTGGTGGGCATCGGCGGCGACACGATCGGCCTGCTGTACGAGGGCGGCGCGGTGGACGCGCGCGACGAGATCCGCTTCGCGCGGTTCACCGAGGACCGGCTCGCGCCCCGCCGCGGCCCGGACCCGACCACCGCCGACCTCGCCCCCGGCGCGCCCCGCGCCGCGGTCCTCGGCGGGGCGAAGCGGACGGACGGCGTGCACGGCGGCGCCCTCGCCTTCGACGGCGCCGACGACGCCGTACGCCTGCCGTACCGCGCCGGGCTGCGGCTCGGGGCCGCGGACTTCACGGCGTCGCTGTGGTTCCGCTACACGGCGACGACGGGCGAGCAGCCGTTGCTGTGGATGGGCGGGGTCGGCACCACCCAGCCGCAGGTGTGGCTGCGCGGCGAGCCCGCGGACGACCGGCTGCAGGGCCTGATCACCGTCCGGGACGGCGCGGGCGCCCCGCGGTCCGCGTCCGTGCGCACGGACGGCGCGTACAACGACGGGCGGTGGCACCACCTGGCGCTGCGCCGGGGCGCGGGACGGCTGGCGCTGTTCGTCGACGGGACCGCGGCCGGCACGGCGGCCGACGTACCGGGGTCAGTGAGCCGGAACTCGCCGTTCGGGGTGCACGTCGGCCAGAAGCTCGACAGCCGCGCCCACTTCACCGGCGCCATCGACGACGTCCGGGTGCACGACCGGGCGCTGGGCGACGACGAACTGGCCGCGGAGCGGGCCCCGGCCGGGCCGGTGACACCGGACACCGTCCTGTGGCTGCCCATGGACCGGGTGCGCGCGAGCCACTAACGTCCCGGGCGTGCCCGACGACGCACGAGCACGACAGCGCGCGGGGACCGGGGCCGGTCTGCTCCTGGCCCTGGTCCTCGGGGCGGTGCTGCTCGTCGCCGTCCCCGGCGACGACAGCGGGAAGGATGCCTGCCGCGCCCGTACGGTCGCGTCGTGGACCACGCAGGCGGACGTCACGGACGAGTTCGCACGGTACGGGGACGACGCCTCGCGGGCCGACGACTGGACCGGCGGCGACGGTACGCACTCGGTGCGGCTGCCGGACGGACGGGTGCTCTGGCTGTTCTCGGACACCTACCTCGGCCAGGTGCACCGTCCGCCCAACCCGGCGGGCGAGTCCTACGCCTGGCGGGACACGACGGCCCCGCTGGTGCGCAACTCGGCCGTGGTCATGGAGGACGGGCGTCTGCGGCGCACCCTGCCCGCGCCGCTGTTCGCGGACCCGGCGCCCGGGCAGTGGCGCTGGCCGGTGGCGGCCCGGGTCGAGCCCCGTTCCCCCGGCTCGTCCGAGCAGGTGGTGCGGGTCGTGCTGTGGACGCGTACGACCGGCGCGTACCCCTGGATCTACGGAATTCCCACCGCCACCGAGGTCGCCACGCTGTCGCTGCCCGGGCTGCGGCCGGAGGGCATCACGCGGATCCTCGACCAGCAGGGGGTCCAGGACCCGTCGCGACGGGTCCTCTTCGGTACGACCGCGCTGACTCACGACGACGACTGGACGTACGTCTTCGGGGGTGACGACGCGCGGGCCGCCGCCCGGCCGGCGTCGAACGCGTACGTCGCGCGCGTGCCTCGGGGGCGGCTCGCCGACCCGGCCGCGTGGCGGTACTGGGACGGCGAGCGGTGGAGCATCCCCTCGCACATGCGGCCCGT belongs to Streptomyces sp. V3I8 and includes:
- a CDS encoding exo-alpha-sialidase; protein product: MPSSLRAHPRIPGPAGRHRPGRTAVTAALTAVLTTTALLALPGTGHARPASPSASAPASDGSAGAAAFEQQVLFKASQDPGYACFRIPAVVRTTKGTLLAFAEGRVNDCSDAGDIDLVLKRSADGGRTWGPLQVINEGAGDTHGNPAPVVDRGTGRIVLAETYNTGRTDGGNCAVPCDRTPHLQHSDDDGRTWSAPRDLSDEILPAHWNSWYATGPVHGIQLTRGRHAGRLVLGVNTETWDGSRVGANHAALVVSDDGGDHWRIGATDSYPTAADGTFRQKPSEVTVTERADGTVLVSGREQDGTDLGHRSQAFSTDGGESFAAPFRALPDLYTPQVQGSTLRLGDRLLLACPGDPDRRRTMMIRSSYDGGRTWDSVDRGTVVTTDWSGYSDLVGIGGDTIGLLYEGGAVDARDEIRFARFTEDRLAPRRGPDPTTADLAPGAPRAAVLGGAKRTDGVHGGALAFDGADDAVRLPYRAGLRLGAADFTASLWFRYTATTGEQPLLWMGGVGTTQPQVWLRGEPADDRLQGLITVRDGAGAPRSASVRTDGAYNDGRWHHLALRRGAGRLALFVDGTAAGTAADVPGSVSRNSPFGVHVGQKLDSRAHFTGAIDDVRVHDRALGDDELAAERAPAGPVTPDTVLWLPMDRVRASH
- a CDS encoding DUF4185 domain-containing protein, whose product is MPDDARARQRAGTGAGLLLALVLGAVLLVAVPGDDSGKDACRARTVASWTTQADVTDEFARYGDDASRADDWTGGDGTHSVRLPDGRVLWLFSDTYLGQVHRPPNPAGESYAWRDTTAPLVRNSAVVMEDGRLRRTLPAPLFADPAPGQWRWPVAARVEPRSPGSSEQVVRVVLWTRTTGAYPWIYGIPTATEVATLSLPGLRPEGITRILDQQGVQDPSRRVLFGTTALTHDDDWTYVFGGDDARAAARPASNAYVARVPRGRLADPAAWRYWDGERWSIPSHMRPVLGDGGRGGRTGVGSAFTVVRDGGTYVLFTMAAGAEGLTTVTSYWACSPTGPWHGPGEDFSPPLPERRAGVAAYNPQLHPAIGTDATGGDGLVLSYDVNWLDADGGVTAQANLSRNVSLYRPRFVRLRLGPG